The following nucleotide sequence is from Glycine max cultivar Williams 82 chromosome 9, Glycine_max_v4.0, whole genome shotgun sequence.
ATATTTTCACGCCATTATCGATTTTTGAATGTCTTGTTGCAGCTCTTGCACCATGTGCGGGAAGATTTTATCAGACTTGGGTAGCAATTCTAGAAGAATAAAGGAAAACAAGAAGAGGAAcgtaaaaaatgtgaaaaaagaaCATGTAAGTACTAAGGTCTtggttcgttttttttttttttgttaataaagatTTTGCCAATAACTTGCTATGTAAAtctaaattaagtttttatctGTTGATACGTTTTTGTTAGTTTAGACTTTAAAGTGCACCTTTAAAACTATCTTCTCTGGGATTGATTGTTCTGTTTCAATAATTTGAAAAGTAGGTCaaattttcatgattatgaagCTCTGGAAAACTCAAGCTTGGAATTGAAATAAGAGAATCATGATCcttgattttaatttgtttatgtcCCTATTCATCTCCTAAATTGTGGACTTCATCTTGAAGGATCCTACATTCTATTAGACAAATAAATACTTGCATGCATGTATAGATGCATGCCATGATTTCACCATACCTGAGTTGCCTGTCTGTgaatgcttccttttttgtgATATTGAGCTCTTAAACTCTgacttgtttatttattttttgtatttgagcAATCATTTTCTAATGTGCACAGTTAGATCATTTAATTGACAATATGTTGTGTGGATGCATCTTTATTGCAGGTTGCAGCTTCTAAGGATTGTCAGAGCAAGGGAGCTCAAGTTTCTGATTCTGAAAGTGCTGTTTAGTGTGTTGTAAATGAAATATCTCATTTAACATTAAGATGAAGGGAgtagttttcattttatttatgtttagaATAATGTGTTTAAACACATGAATAATTAGTACCATATCTATTGATACCAATTAAGTCTATTCTGCCTTAGACACATTAatcaatgaataaaaatatctcagtttttatgactttgttttcctttttactcTAGATTAGGTTATTTTTCGTTGATAAAGTTTTAGCATTGTAACAAAAGTTGATAGAACAAAGTTGCAATTGATAACcaccatttttgtttttctgaacAAATATGGACCGTGGATGAAAAATTTATCgtatgatttattttctttatgctTGTTGTTGTGAATAAGTCTATTATCATTGATGCAATACTCTGTATTTGGAAAAGTGGTAAACGTAAatttcttaaagaaatatatcAATTATGTACATTTACAAATGCATCAACTGAGATGAGAGCCACATAATGACACTTTAAGCTGACAAAATTGGTAgaactaaaaatgtaaaatgaagtACAAATGTATAACGACATGTGAAATATTGACTTGTAAAGGTTGAGTGGTTTTATACATTATCGATAATATAGCcatgatataaaatatgaaaataaaattaaaatatttgcaaATTTAATGAAGCATGTGATGTCACACATAGAAGGAATCGTTGTTCGTCAATATGTACTTCAAAATTCATACATTCTTTCAAGCATGGAAGAGAAAAGTATTTTGTCCATGCTGATAACTTAATTACTTTTGTTGattataaattacattatattCAATCCCCCATGTGGCTATGTTCCGTGTATCAAAAGTTGAAggcagaagaaaagaaagtgattaGACtctaatgataatgataatattgACGTATTGTGTTTCTTATGttgatgtataattttttttttcttcttaaagaaATGTTTATGtacagttaaataaaaaataaatatttaaatattttctctaaTGTGTGAGATGTaaacaaattgattttaaaaaataaaaaatataaatttaatggttgaatatgtaaaaatgtgacaaattaatcttaattttttatatttttaaatttcatataaaattaatcatatacattttttatttaatgtatttataattttacttaaattttttaaaaatattataacgtATAAGATgcataatagttattttaaaaatttagagtatcattatatatgaatatctttaaatttaaattataacgGTTCAAgtcaaatcataaatatatgataaaacgaaaatatctaaataccagtaaatatatttttggatcTTTAGTTAAGATTAGACATaatttttatctcaattttttaattaatgtaatttctctattttttaaattatgcaaaTTTGATCTCTTTGATGAATctcttttaattgaattttttttctcattttctgtcGAATTACTTGGAATTTATGATGAATTTGGGATATTAGTCATTTTAAAAGTTCAGAAGaaatttagtgaaattttgataataaaaaaatgaagaatttaCTTGTGCATGGTGGTTGAAGAGTAAGGAAATCCTTCGAGAGAAACAGGGTTGGTCTGGTTGGTTTGGAGTTTGGACTATGTGGTAGATGTTCTTGAGAAACGGAAGAAGCACAgtaattaacatgatttttgcaATATTATGGTTCAGGTGATTCACAAAGTTCTTGCCAAGGGCTTCTGGTTCTAGAAAGGGTATATTGACCCATAAGTGGGCCATGATTATAGTTTCTGGAGACCTGAGCATGGTTTTGGTTTATTGTAATAGCAGATGTTACTTGATTTATGTTTCTCACATTTAGGATATTAGAGCTTctaaattgttacaaaattgtTTTTCATGTTGGTGGGGTTAATCGGGATTTTTTCCCCCTAACTTTGGTTATTTAACAAGGTTGGATATAACCTCATAAACATAAGGTGCATCAAATTGCAACGGATGTTGTTTAAGTTTGCTTTGtcgaaaattctaaattaacaTTTCTGTGTCTTCCACAAATTTGGGATCTTTCTCCCAATAACACCATAACATGAATATTTAGCTGTAACAAAGAAGTCAAGCGACTGAACTCCATGTGCAGCTATTACTAAGACAATAAGCTAAGACAAACACAAATCTCAGACACATACTTTCAGAAGATTCAAAGTGAAAAAAAGACTTTGTGACTGCCGCCTGGCCATCAAATAGAATTATTTCCTCCCACTTTTGTACTACAGTTTTTTGCCCATCATCCATGTCTGCACTAGTACCTGTGAGATTTTTGCTATGGTTTCTGCATCAAGCCCCCCTTTGAGTACCCTGAAAAGAACAGTTTCATCAGATGAGGAAAAATGGTGGAGCTGCCGAATAGATGAGTTTGAATGCCTCAAATAAGTCTTCTACCAAATCTTTATGCCATACCATACCATATGATTTACTTTTACAGCCAaccttaaaaataacaaaatgatcaACTGAACAAATAAATCAAGATCTATATAGAAATAAAGTTTACTGTCAtgtacaaaaattatattatacaaCCCATTGTCTCCTCTACTagcaagaaaagagaaatagagacaataaaagtatatatttatcttaataGTCAATATTTTCTTCTGTACTGTGTTTGTATTTTTCATCTATATTCCCCATCtatcatatttttatcataaatttttctaaatgcgtaaaagataaataaatagtaCTCTCAGCAGTATCTTGTCACTAGCTAGTTTCTGAAACCAgtaattacttttttctttccttgtgTACTGTGGAGTTGAGGAAGTCATGGAGGTAGGGGGAGAACTTGTGTCGCCTAGACATTTTTACAACCTAAAAAGATTTATGACATGAAGACCTAGTAACAATATGAGGTAATGTAAGGATCAATATTCAATAGATGCCAGAGCCAAGGAATAGTGCAACAGCTTAGCCAATTGTATGTGTTTCAGTATTTTGTAAAGAAGGTGATGCAGAAGGAGAAGAGCTTAATTCTTTGGTACTTCCCTACAAAAATCTAGATAACACCAACATAAGACCATAACTTTCACTCTCAGTTTCAGAATAGATATCTACTGTAAGTCTACAACCATGCAGACTGGCAATAGTAACATGAGTTATTTGAAAATTACCACAATCATTACTTGGTATAGGGTCATATTCCTTACTAATAACAATACATGCATACCATTGTCTTTTTGAGTAATCTTTACTTCTAGTTGTTTCTTTAAGAACTTAGTAGGTCCATGTGACaactttaaattataagaaactcACATTAATAACTTCATGTTGTAACCAATTAAGTTCTTATAATATGAAATAATACACATCCTACTAAAATCAAAGATTTGGTTGTAGTTTACAGGCAGGAAATACCTGGGTTGATAGGAAATCCAGATCAACTCCTTTTGTTTGATGAAATTTGAGACATTGGGAAGTGCTTTCCCATTTGTTGAATGAAACTGTTATATCCCAAGGCGCGTATTGGGAAGACCCCGAATAGTAGCACCTGCTACGGCTGTATATAAGTAACTTTGTAGAATTGAAATCCTATTTCAACCTTGATTTTAAACCTTGTTTGGTTTTTGGCTCTGGTATTTAGGAAGACAGATAATATTTGGTCATACTTGATCGACtccattattttctctttcaaaagcCTCAGTCAAATGGCTGAGAAAAACCCATCACGGATGTCCTGAAACTAACAAAAACATCATACTTTATTTGAGGAGAATTGTTGTCGGACATTAGTTTTTCAGGAGCATTGTTGTCTCACGTGGGTTTCTTCTCAAAGCCCTTCAGTTTTCGAAGTACTACACCAGAGACAAAGATAAGCAATACACAAGAGCCAAGGAAACGCAACATATTGAATTTCCAATAGAGTTCAGAGACAGAATATGGTGTTGGATTGGAACAAGTGCAGACGAGATATTTCTTTGTCTCCACTTGATACCTGAATGTGTATGAAGCACAAGGTTACTGGAAAGAAAAACAGAGTTAGAAATAAGGTGgaaaagaacatgcagtttaTTGAAGAGAAACTAATGGTTTGGGTGTTAGCCAGGTTAGTGTAGTGTACTAGACAATTCTATTTGTCTATTTGATGACGAGCTTGCAGCTACAAATTCAAATATTGGTGCATTTGATTGAATGGTTTGgaaattaaatgtgtttttgtGTATTGTCTTAGCAATAGCCATGGGTGGGGCTATAAGTCAAACAGCGTGTTTAGACTAGGATTGATTTTCTATACCTATCCATCAattcaaaataatgaaaaatagacTCAGAGACCCAACTCTAAAAAGTTTTAAGCAAATAAAGAatgttttcaattattttcttaaattaaaattggtAATAACGACtgcattaattttatcattttctcatTTTGGACAGTACTCTCCGGGCACATTGtgataaacaaaatattctCAAGCCAAAACTTTCAGAAGCTTCAGCCGAAATCGATAAGTGTAATAATTtctatttgtttcatttttcttttcatttgccTATTTACACGCTGCCTATTTTTCTAGAAATTAAATTCTGTAATTGATGTTGGCACCAAAATCGATTTCTTAGATTCCAGACTAAATTTCCGGAAGTGTTACCGGGAATTATTTTTCGGAAGCTTGTGTCAGAAAAGGGTTGCTTCAGCCTTGCTATAATGACTCATTCATAAGGTCAAAAAATAGTTATAGTCcaataattaaaattggaaGTACTGTTTACCAATCAACAAAAGAATCCCGTAATACACAACTCAAAGTAATATGAATCCTTGAGATATATTTGGATTAAATTACAAAGACAAAATCACATATCAAACTTTGAACTAAATCATGGGCAACAGGATATATGTAGTAGATGAAATTCAAAGGACAAAGGTTTATTTCCCGCtaataaaaatcaacaattaacatttatcaataaaaaataaaattcaaaggtttgtatcagaaaaaaaaaataggtatcCCAGAAAGCTATCACGGAACCATGATGGAAGCAGAGTACTGTAACAAGCTTCAACTGTGATTTAGAGCCtacattaattttcaaattcagGCCTCATACAAGGAACTATCAATAATCATAGTAtcatagtttatatatatacaaaagagGGAGACAAAGCAAAAGAGTGTATGTGTGAAGTGATGTGGTAACGACAAAAGGAATTGTAGGTAAGACCGAACAACACAGTTGTTGGAAATCTAAAATAACGTCTTGTGTGCTTGAGTGAGGTGTTGCAACATAATTCAAGCTCATATGTGCACGTGAGAAGCAGAATAAAAGTCAGAGAAAATTAGCTACTTTGTTGGAAGACTTTGTCAAAAGTCTGTTGCTGGTTTTTTGGCTATTTGTTAGGAGCAAATTTGAGTTTCTGTTTTTAAGTTATTGTTAGCACCACTAAAGTAGGATTGTTAGACATGGTTAGTGGAGATTGTTAGCCAagttttttagtatttaaacaTTGTATTGTTCAGCATTTTAATCAAGAGGAAAGTTCAGCTCTTTCTCATTATTCTGTCATTCAGTTTTGTGATCTTCCTCTGAAATCTAatatttggtatcagagctaacTAATTATCCGGGTTCATATCCAGGGAATTTTTGAGTGAGAAGAGAGAGCACTTAAACACAAGGGTAAACACAGGTTAGAGAGTGAAAAGGTTGTTCATAATGCAGATCAACGGATCCGGAATCGCCACTTGACAATATCTTTAAAGGCATAAATTATCAGTTTTGGagcttgaaaatgaaaacattattCAAGTCTCAAGAACTGTGGGGTTTTGTTGAAGATGGATTTGAAGATGCTTAACCTCCAGAACCTGATCAATAattgagagagaagagaaagaaagattCCAAGGCATTGTTTTTGATACAACAGGCCTTGGATGATGAAATCTTTCCCAGAATTGCCTCAGCAACCACATCCAAGATGACGTGGGATACTCTAAAGCAAGAGTATCTAGGTGGCAAGAAGGTGATTACAGTGAGGCTGCAATCACTAAGGAGAGAGTTTGAAACAGCTCTAATGACGGACAAAGAATCTGTCCAAGAATACTTGTCACGTGTATCCACTGTAGTACAACAAATGCGGTCATATGGAGAAACAATGACCAATGAGCATGTGGTTGGAAAAGTTCTAAGAAGTCTCACAAACAAATATGACCATGTTGTAGCAGCTATTGAAGAGTCAAAGGACATGGCAGATTACACCTTTGATGAACTCATGGGATCCTTGCAAGCTCATGAGGAGAGGCTCAATAGAAATGGtgagaagaaggaagagaagGCATTCCATGTGAAAGGAGAATCCTCAAACAAGGAAAAGACAGGGCAATTCAGTGGAAGAGGTAGAGGAAGAGCTGGCTCAAGAGGAAGGGTCCGTGGAAGAGGACAAAATAAGGAAGGAAAAGAGGCAATCATATAAAGGTCCAGTCAAATGTTACTATTGCAAGAAGCCAGGCCACAAAGAAGCTAGCTGCTGGAAGAAGGAGGAGGATGAACAAAAGGGTGATCAAAAGTCCAATTTTGTGGAGAATGAGCAAAAGTTGTTCTTAGCACAAAGGGCAGCTGACAATGATGCAGGAGGTGACGTGTGGTATATTGACAGTGGGTGCTCCAACCATATGTCAAGTGCCAAGTCTATGTTCAGAGAATTGAATGAATCTTTAAAGAGCAAGGTGAGGCTTGGAGATGAAAAACAACTTGAAGTGGAAGGAAGAGGCATGATTGCAATTAAAACTGAGCAAGGAAACACTAAGCTATTATATGATGTGCAGTATGTGCCAAATTTGGCTCACTATTTGCTGAGTGTGGGTCAATTACTTAATTCTGGATATTCAGTACTGTTTGAGAATGATTTCTGTTTGATCTGTGATAAGAAATCCAAAGAAGTTGTAGTAAAGATTGTTATGGGGAGAAATAGAATGTTCCCTCTTGATTTATCTGGCAATGTGAGCAAAGCACTGACAGTTAAAGGAGATGATGATGCCAAGCTGTGGCATCTGAGGTATGGTCAAATGTGCAGGGACTGAAGCTTCTGAGTTCCAAAGACATGGTGCAAGGGCTGCCTAAAATTGGTGAGCTTGAGTTGTGTGAAGGATGCTTATATGGAAAGCAGTCAAAAAGATCATTTCCTAGTGGCAGAGCTTGGAGAGCAAGTGAAAGTTTGGAGCTACTGTATGCTGATCTCTGTGGACCAATACAGACAATTTCTCTTGGTGGAAGTAAGTATTTCTTGCTTATAATTGATGACTACAATAGAATGAGTTGGGTCTACTTTCTAAAGGCTAAGTCTGAAGCCTTTGAAAACTTTAAGATTTTTAAGGCTATGGTTGAGAAATAATCTGGTTTATGTGTGAAAGCCTTAAGAACAGATCGTGGTGGTAATTCATCACATTTTGTGAGGAGCAAGGAATAAGAAGAGAATTGACTGCACCATATACTCTAGAGCAAAACAGAGTAGCTGAAAGAAAGAACATGACTGTTGTAGAAATGGCAAAAAGCATGCTCAAAGCTAGAGGTGTACCAAACAACTTCTGGTGTGAAGCTATAGCTACTGCAGTGTACATCCTCAATGTCTCTCCTACAAAGGCAGTCATGAACATGACACCATTTGAAGTATGGAGAGGAGAAAAACCATCTATAAGTCATTTAAGAGTTTTCAGTTGTTCAACTTATGCTTTGGTTGATTTGAGATCTAAACTAGATGATAAATCTGTGAAATGTGTATTCATTGGCTATGCTGCTCAATCCAAGGCATATAGATTGTATAACCCTCTTACTAGCAAGATTATGGTCAGTAGGAATGTTGTGTTTGATGAGAATGCAGGCTGGAATTGGGAGCAAAGAGAAAGTTGTGACAGTATTCAGCAGAAAATAGTTGGGACTGATAGTTCAGGGGAGGACTCAATTGTGCCAACAAATGATCAGCAGTCTCCAAGTCCTCCTACAACACCATCATCTTCAAATCACagctcatcatcttcttcatgtCCTTCATCATCAAGTTCATCGAATGATTCTGCACCAAGAAGATACAGGACTCTTGCTGACTTGTATGCAAACTGTGACTTTGCACTGATGGCAGCAGATCCAACCAGTTTTAATGAAGCTAAAGATGAAGTTGAAAGGCAAGATGCAATGAAGGAGGAAATCAAGTCCATTCAAAAGAATGAGACTTGGAAATTGGTTGATCTTCCCAAAGAGAAGAATGTTATTGAACTTAAGTGGGTATTCAGAACTAAGTTCAATACAGATGGGAGTATTCAGAAGCACAAAGCCAGGTTGGTGGCAAAAGGGTATGCACAACAAGAAGGAATTGATTTTGAGGAGACATTTTCACCAGTGGCAAGATTTGAAACTGTGAGAGTGGTATTAGCTTTGGCTGCTCAATGGAAATTGGATGTGTTTCAGTTGGATGTAAAATCTGCATTTCTCAATGGAGACTTACAAGAAGAAGTTTTTGTTGAGCAACCACTCGGCTTTGTCAAAGATGGTGAAGGAGGCAAGGTT
It contains:
- the LOC102669386 gene encoding uncharacterized protein translates to MTWDTLKQEYLGGKKVITVRLQSLRREFETALMTDKESVQEYLSRVSTVVQQMRSYGETMTNEHVVGKVLRSLTNKYDHVVAAIEESKDMADYTFDELMGSLQAHEERLNRNGEKKEEKAFHVKGESSNKEKTGQFSGRGRGRAGSRGRKPGHKEASCWKKEEDEQKGDQKSNFVENEQKLFLAQRAADNDAGGDVWYIDSGCSNHMSSAKSMFRELNESLKSKVRLGDEKQLEVEGRGMIAIKTEQGNTKLLYDVQYVPNLAHYLLSVGQLLNSGYSVLFENDFCLICDKKSKEVVVKIVMGRNRMFPLDLSGNVSKALTVKGDDDAKLWHLRYGQMCRD